Proteins found in one Pieris napi chromosome 6, ilPieNapi1.2, whole genome shotgun sequence genomic segment:
- the LOC125050204 gene encoding dual specificity mitogen-activated protein kinase kinase dSOR1 yields MSKMSKNKLNLTLPPGSIDTAPAVTPSNMTPQLKSATASERQGLAGKSKTSIEALTERLEQIEMDDTQRRRIEVFLCQKEKIGELSDDDFEKLGELGQGNGGVVMKVRHKSTGLIMARKLIHLEVKPAIKKQIIRELKVLHECNFAHIVGFYGAFYSDGEISICMEYMDGGSLDLILKKAGRIPESVLGTITSAVLKGLSYLRDKHAIMHRDVKPSNILVNSNGEIKICDFGVSGQLIDSMANSFVGTRSYMSPERLQGTHYSVQSDIWSLGLSLVEMAIGMYPIPPPDAKTLASIFGGQNEDHSPGQAPNSPRPMAIFELLDYIVNEPPPKLPTGVFSDEFTDFVDRCLKKNPDERADLKTLMNHGWIRSADAERVDIAGWVCKTMDLMPSTPNSNVSPFSS; encoded by the exons atgagCAAAATGTcgaagaataaattaaatttgacccTACCACCGGGGTCTATAGACACAGCTCCGGCAGTAACTCCGTCTAATATGACTCCCCAGCTGAAATCTGCAACAGCTTCAGA GAGGCAAGGCCTAGCTGGGAAGTCAAAGACTAGTATTGAAGCTTTGACTGAGAGATTGGAGCAAATAGAGATGGATGACACACAAAGGAGAAGAATAGAAGTATTTTTATGTCAGAAAGAAAAGATCGGAGAGCTAAGCGATGATGACTTCGAGAAACTTGGCGAACTGG GTCAAGGAAATGGTGGTGTGGTGATGAAAGTACGTCACAAATCAACTGGTCTTATCATGGCTCGTAAGCTCATACATCTGGAAGTAAAGCCAGCCATAAAAAAGCAAATTATAAGAGAGCTGAAAGTTTTGCATGAGTGTAATTTCGCACATATTGTGGGTTTTTATGGAGCATTCTATAGTGACGGTGAAATTTCTATATGCATGGAATATATGGATGGTGGATCACTGGATTTAATTTTGAAGAAGGCTGGTAGGATTCCTGAATCTGTATTAG GAACAATAACATCAGCAGTTCTCAAAGGTCTGAGTTATTTGCGAGACAAACATGCAATTATGCACAGAGATGTGAAGCCGTCCAATATTTTGGTGAACAGTAATGGTGAGATCAAGATTTGCGACTTTGGTGTCTCTGGGCAGCTTATTGATTCTATGGCCAACTCGTTTGTCGGCACTAGGAGTTATATGTCT CCTGAACGTCTTCAAGGCACACATTATTCGGTTCAATCAGACATATGGTCTCTGGGACTGTCCCTTGTGGAGATGGCAATAGGCATGTACCCCATACCCCCGCCTGATGCTAAAACACTGGCTTCTATATTTGGTGGACAGAATGAAGATCATTCACCTGGACAG GCACCTAATTCCCCTAGACCAATGGCTATATTTGAACTACTGGACTATATCGTGAATGAGCCGCCACCCAAGTTGCCCACTGGAGTGTTTTCTGATGAGTTCACGGACTTTGTAGATCGCTGTCTCAAGAAGAACCCCGATGAGCGCGCTGACCTTAAGACGCTTATG AATCACGGCTGGATCCGTTCGGCAGACGCGGAACGCGTGGACATAGCGGGATGGGTCTGCAAGACTATGGATCTGATGCCCTCCACGCCCAATTCCAATGTGTCTCCTTTTTCTTCATAA
- the LOC125050203 gene encoding chromatin assembly factor 1 subunit A → MKPQKSPGNEEVTPSKKILKQARLPFQILSETSPKPDEVSTRKRKLSAPEHEPITKIGKITKENDIQDSVIVSDDDSKDGSKEFVSGDNVIKKFNPFVKLVDTAWKKKQKSKTAKKKKDKKNEPLENDSTDNGNKDSDNGMDVDEVQHTDQTISKSQTKQLNDIVENLDIQKSNDIITLEDSNDVAEVRSNDKNSDDDILIESDCEESKKEEDSVSNIDSKATSPVTPRRTPRRKVENGKKSLNMSQTTDDSGSNQNTPKRNTRSSSLVKSEGDVSMTENSSTNLTPKQLQKKLEHAKKREEREKKKQQEKEEKERVKQEKETQRKKEKEEKEEAKRREREEKEEQKKKEREEKEKQKELEKKVREEKEEQKRKEREEKEEQKRKEKEAKDEERRKKQEALEMDKLEQEQKKKKAAEAFASFFVPKQKADKDQTTVCLSKNDMLSNFTIKADMRLAPTVRNPLTEERRSELDMFLESQNVRDLYIMNLRSGKYTPIVSGEKTWPINEKDDDVVIVEDDLPPTDGAGEIVSCDLGVREKLRPKLLSFHENRRPPYWGTWRKKSAFIKPRQPFSMDQKQLEYEVDSDEEWEEEEGESIEGSAAGSDDEGPDEYELDNEVFVPHGYLSDEEATMDDDDVMSLSPETQKARLKHLEDEFESELKKPTEKLKPRLYGLLWETENGKPEKCVDALWNYFSKVSMIMNDPPIMQPTNEPEDKKKVKKKKVSDAETKSPAEKKKKEKKEKKEPKESKQKSEKQEKNQLGINAFLTKVKSS, encoded by the exons ATGAAACCACAAAAGTCACCTGGTAATGAAGAAGTGACGccttcaaaaaaaattcttaaacaaGCTCGACTTCCATTTCAAATTTTGTCAGAAACTTCACCAAAGCCAGATGAAGTTTCCACTAGAAAGAGAAAACTGTCTGCACCGGAACATGAGCCTATCACGAAAATTGgaaaaattacaaaagaaaACGATATCCAGGACTCAGTGATAGTGAGTGATGATGATAGCAAAGATGGTTCAAAAGAATTTGTTTCTGGAGACAATgtgattaaaaaattcaatccTTTTGTTAAATTGGTTGATACGGCTTGGaaaaagaaacagaaatcAAAAACAgctaaaaagaagaaagataAGAAAAATGAACCTTTAGAAAATGACTCAACAGACAATGGAAATAAGGACAGTGATAATGGAATGGATGTTGATGAAGTTCAACACACAGATCAAACTATTAGTAAATCACAGACGAAACAATTAAATGATATAGTTGAAAACTTGGATATTCAGAAGTCAAATGATATAATAACCTTAGAAGACTCTAATGATGTAGCAGAAGTCAGGTCTAATGACAAAAACAGTGAtgatgatattttaattgaaagtgATTGTGAAGAATCTAAAAAGGAAGAAGATTCTGTAAGCAATATAGACAGTAAAGCTACAAGTCCTGTGACTCCCAGAAGAACACCTAGACGTAAAGTAGAAAATGGTAAAAAGAGTCTAAATATGTCTCAAACAACAGACGACTCAGGCTCTAACCAAAACACCCCTAAGAGGAATACAAGAAGTTCGTCACTAGTAAAAAGTGAAGGAGATGTATCAATGACTGAAAATTCTAGTACTAATTTAACACCAAAACag TTACAGAAAAAGCTGGAACATGCTAAAAAGAGAGAGGAACgggaaaagaaaaaacaacaaGAAAAAGAGGAAAAAGAGAGAGTAAAACAGGAAAAGGAGacacaaagaaaaaaagaaaaagaggaAAAAGAAGAGGCTAAGAGACGAGAACgagaagaaaaagaagagcaaaagaaaaaagaaaggGAAGAAAAGGAAAAACAGAAAGAGTTAGAGAAAA AGGTAAgagaagaaaaagaagaacAGAAGCGTAAGGAAAGAGAGGAGAAAGAAGAGCAAAAAAGGAAGGAAAAAGAAGCAAAAGATGAAGAAAGAAGGAAAAAACAAGAAGCCCTAGAAATGGATAAACTAGAACAGgagcagaaaaaaaagaaagcgGCAGAGGCATTTGCAAGCTTTTTTGTTCCAAAACAGAAAGCAGATAAAGACCAAACAACTGTATGTCTTAGTAAAAATGATATGCTTTCAAATTTCACAATAAAGGCTGATATGAGATTGGCTCCTACTGTCAGAAATCCCTTAACAGAAGAACGAAGAAGTGAACTGGATATGTTTTTGGAAAGCCAAAATGTTAGAGatctatatataatgaatCTAAGGAGTGGTAAATATACTCCAATTGTTTCTGGTGAAAAAACTTGGCCTATTAACGAAAAAGATGATGATGTTGTTATTGTAG AAGACGACTTACCACCAACAGATGGTGCTGGAGAAATCGTCTCATGCGATTTGGGTGTAAGGGAGAAACTTCGGCCGAAACTTCTGAGTTTCCATGAGAACCGAAGACCGCCTTACTGGGGCACATGGAGGAAGAAAAGTGCTTTTATTAAACCAAGGCAACCATTTTCTATGGATCAG AAACAACTGGAGTACGAAGTGGACAGTGATGAGGAATGGGAAGAGGAGGAAGGTGAGAGCATCGAAGGAAGTGCAGCTGGAAGTGACGATGAGGGACCGGATGAGTACGAACTGGACAATGAAGTGTTTGTGCCACACGGATACCTTAGTGATGAG GAAGCAACAATGGACGACGATGACGTCATGTCCCTTTCACCGGAAACGCAGAAAGCGCGGCTAAAACATTTAGAAGATGAATTCGAGTCTGAATTGAAAAAGCCCACAGAAAAACTAAAACCCAGACTTTACGGCCTATTGTGGGAAACGGAAAATGGAAAACCGGAGAAATGCGTCGACGCCCTTTGGAATTACTTCAGCAAAGTGTCAATGATCATGAATGATCCCCCGATAATGCAGCCAACCAATGAACCTGAGGATaagaaaaaagtaaagaaaaagaaagtttCCGACGCAGAGACAAAAAGCCCTGcggaaaagaagaagaaggagaaaaaagagaaaaaagaaCCGAAGGAGAGTAAACAAAAGAGTGAGAAACAAGAGAAAAACCAATTGGGTATTAATGCTTTTTTGACAAAAGTTAAGAGTTCATGA
- the LOC125050339 gene encoding uncharacterized protein LOC125050339, with amino-acid sequence MIQDSENSELATRIAEFKSDPEKLREASEFVEQLIQQAKKEAEFKHKEKERNKFESQELGSNNVKRRLGRARGFVLRMFDALCNCTQTAAAAARTHARNNPFTKR; translated from the exons ATGATACAGGACAGTGAAAATTCTGAATTAGCTACCCGTATTGCTGAATTCAAGAGCGATCCGGAGAAACTCCGCGAGGCTTCTGAGTTTGTAGAACAACTGATTCAGCAGGCAAAGAAAGAGGCAGAGTTTAAACATAAAGAGAAAGAGAGAAACAAATTC GAATCGCAGGAGTTGGGCTCAA ATAATGTAAAAAGGCGCCTTGGTCGGGCTAGAGGATTTGTTTTACGAATGTTTGACGCACTCTGCAATTGTACGCAGACTGCAGCCGCTGCCGCACGCACACACGCAAGGAACAACCCATTTACAAAACGTTAG